The following coding sequences are from one Amphiprion ocellaris isolate individual 3 ecotype Okinawa chromosome 19, ASM2253959v1, whole genome shotgun sequence window:
- the LOC111564670 gene encoding transmembrane protein 235-like has product MMKYGPVVLTAGLTGLLSFGLLAVAIGTDYWYIIDVNKPNYTGTEDLSSHSGLWTINEGANSSSVIPSFTANMSSLSEAERHLLGLHKVVVILLPLSLVLLVLGWIFGLVSSLACSPKLLTGSACYFLFCSLFTLSGVSIYIKYSNQAMEEFQRIVSPENLVYVDVSFGWSLATAWLSYSLEVATGLLLMLAARIIQMKGHYDSGVAIAML; this is encoded by the exons ATGATGAAGTACGGACCGGTGGTTCTAACTGCTGGGCTCACTGGTTTGCTGAGTTTTGGTCTCCTCGCTGTGGCAATTGGGACTGATTACTGGTATATAATTGATGTGAATAAACCTAACTACACAGGTACAGAGGACTTGAGTTCACACTCTGGACTGTGGACAATTAATGAAG GAGCAAACAGCAGTTCAGTGATCCCCTCTTTCACAGCAAATATGTCCAGCCTTTCAGAGGCCGAGAGGCATCTTCTTG GCTTGCATAAAGTGGTGGTGATCTTGTTGCCACTGAGCCTGGTCCTGCTGGTGCTAGGCTGGATCTTTGGACTTGTCAGTTCGCTGGCCTGCAGTCCCAAGCTGCTGACTGGATCGGCATGCTACTTCCTCTTCTGCA GTCTTTTCACCCTGTCTGGAGTCAGCATCTACATCAAATACTCAAATCAGGCCATGGAGGAGTTCCAGCGAATCGTGTCCCCAGAGAATCTCGTCTATGTGGATGTGTCGTTCGGCTGGTCCTTAGCCACAGCCTGGCTCTCCTATAGCTTGGAGGTGGCAACTGGCCTGCTACTCATGCTGGCTGCCAGAATCATTCAAATGAAGGGGCATTACGACTCCGGTGTAGCCATCGCCATGTTATAA